A genomic region of Streptomyces sp. NBC_00247 contains the following coding sequences:
- a CDS encoding ABC transporter ATP-binding protein: MTETLTSPAPRSAPGGEPVLSVRDLTVAFPSEHRTVHAVDGVSFDLARGEVLALVGESGCGKSVTSMAAMGLLPPTARIGGSIRLHGRELVGAPEKELQKIRGKDLAMIFQEPMTSLNPVLTIGRQIGEVLRRHQGLGRKEAKARAVELLALVGIPAPHRRVDEYPHQLSGGMRQRVMIAIAVACDPSVLIADEPTTALDVTVQAGILEVLQSLRERLGTAIILVTHDLGVVADAADRVLVMYAGRPAEQAPVHDLFAGARHPYTRGLLGAVLRPGGEGKRRLPEIPGLVPNLDTRPDACAFAPRCARADDTCTGKRPGFASVDLSAGADALHRAACWHPFAADETSTPVPAGAARPDQETGQ, encoded by the coding sequence ATGACCGAGACCCTCACTTCTCCGGCGCCCCGGTCCGCACCCGGCGGCGAACCCGTGCTGAGCGTCCGCGACCTCACCGTCGCCTTCCCCTCGGAGCACCGCACGGTGCACGCCGTCGACGGGGTCTCCTTCGACCTCGCACGGGGCGAAGTCCTCGCGCTGGTAGGGGAGTCGGGCTGCGGGAAGTCCGTGACGTCGATGGCGGCCATGGGCCTGCTGCCCCCCACCGCACGGATCGGCGGTTCGATCCGGCTGCACGGCCGCGAGCTGGTCGGCGCCCCCGAGAAGGAACTCCAGAAGATCCGGGGCAAGGACCTCGCGATGATCTTCCAGGAGCCGATGACCTCGCTGAACCCGGTGCTCACCATCGGCCGGCAGATCGGTGAAGTGCTCCGCAGGCACCAGGGCCTGGGCCGCAAGGAGGCCAAGGCGCGCGCGGTGGAGCTGCTGGCCCTGGTCGGCATACCCGCCCCGCACCGCAGGGTCGACGAGTACCCGCACCAGCTCTCCGGCGGCATGCGCCAGCGCGTGATGATCGCCATCGCCGTCGCCTGCGACCCGTCGGTGCTGATCGCCGACGAGCCGACGACCGCGCTCGACGTCACCGTGCAGGCGGGCATCCTGGAAGTGCTCCAGTCGCTGCGCGAGCGCCTCGGCACGGCGATCATCCTGGTCACCCACGACCTGGGCGTGGTCGCGGACGCCGCCGACCGCGTGCTGGTGATGTACGCCGGCCGTCCGGCCGAACAGGCCCCGGTGCATGACCTGTTCGCCGGTGCCCGGCATCCGTACACCCGGGGCCTGCTGGGTGCGGTGCTCCGGCCCGGCGGTGAGGGCAAGCGCAGACTGCCCGAGATCCCCGGTCTGGTGCCGAACCTCGACACCCGGCCCGACGCCTGCGCCTTCGCACCCCGGTGCGCCCGTGCCGACGACACCTGCACCGGCAAGCGGCCCGGCTTCGCCTCCGTCGACCTCTCCGCCGGTGCGGACGCCCTCCACCGGGCGGCCTGCTGGCACCCCTTCGCCGCGGACGAGACCTCCACCCCCGTGCCGGCCGGCGCCGCGCGCCCCGACCAGGAGACCGGACAGTGA
- a CDS encoding ABC transporter ATP-binding protein, giving the protein MTTPQTVPAPRTSGGAVSGPQPPVLELTALERHFGASGGGAVRAVDGVSITIGHGEVVGLVGESGSGKSTVGRCAVRLDEPTGGTVEINGTDVTHLSRRALRPLRKDFHLVFQDPSSSLDPRMTIGQIIGEPLRLHGIARGEAVRTRVEELLAQVGLRPEHADRHPHELSGGQRQRISIARALSCDPDLVVADEPTSALDVSVQASVLNLLADLQRDRGFGCLFITHDLAAVEYLADRIAVMYLGKIVEQAPTAELFASPKHPYTQALLSAAPVPDPVDQRSRKRIVLNGELPSPLDPPSGCHFHTRCPLATDRCRTQAPALRELPGGRQVSCHLVADDGTSLDAAAATAP; this is encoded by the coding sequence GTGACCACTCCACAGACCGTCCCCGCACCCCGCACGAGCGGCGGAGCCGTTTCGGGCCCGCAGCCCCCGGTTCTCGAACTCACCGCCCTCGAAAGGCACTTCGGCGCCTCCGGCGGCGGCGCCGTGCGAGCCGTGGACGGGGTGTCGATCACCATCGGGCACGGCGAGGTCGTCGGCCTCGTCGGCGAGTCCGGCAGCGGCAAGTCGACCGTCGGCCGCTGCGCGGTCCGCCTCGACGAGCCGACCGGAGGCACGGTCGAGATCAACGGCACCGACGTGACCCACCTGTCCCGACGCGCCCTGCGTCCGCTGCGCAAGGACTTCCACCTGGTGTTCCAGGACCCGTCGTCCTCGCTGGACCCGCGCATGACGATCGGGCAGATCATCGGTGAGCCGCTGCGGTTGCACGGCATCGCACGCGGCGAGGCGGTGCGCACCCGGGTCGAGGAGCTCCTCGCCCAGGTGGGGCTGCGCCCGGAGCACGCCGACCGGCACCCGCACGAGCTGTCCGGCGGTCAGCGCCAGCGCATCTCCATCGCCCGCGCGCTCTCCTGCGACCCCGACCTGGTGGTGGCGGACGAGCCGACCTCGGCACTCGACGTGTCCGTGCAGGCCTCGGTGCTCAACCTGCTGGCGGACCTCCAGCGCGACCGAGGCTTCGGCTGCCTCTTCATCACCCACGACCTGGCGGCCGTGGAGTACCTCGCGGACCGCATCGCCGTCATGTACCTGGGGAAGATCGTCGAACAGGCCCCGACGGCCGAGCTGTTCGCCTCACCGAAGCACCCGTACACCCAGGCGCTGCTCTCCGCCGCGCCCGTACCGGACCCGGTCGACCAGCGTTCGCGCAAGCGGATCGTGCTGAACGGCGAGCTCCCCAGCCCGCTCGACCCGCCGTCCGGCTGCCACTTCCACACCCGGTGCCCGCTGGCCACCGACCGGTGCCGGACCCAGGCGCCCGCGCTGCGCGAACTTCCCGGCGGCCGGCAGGTCTCCTGCCACCTGGTCGCGGACGACGGCACGTCCCTCGACGCGGCCGCCGCGACAGCTCCGTAG
- a CDS encoding EamA family transporter, with amino-acid sequence MQASQGRSAGLGLALASAFAFGGSGVAAKPLIEAGLDPLHVVWLRVAGAALVLAPAAWRHRNLLRERPALLAGFGLFAVAGVQACYFAALSRIPVGVALLVEYLAPALVLGWVRFVRRRSVTRAAALGVLLAAAGLACVVEVWSGLRFDPLGLLLALGAACCQVGYFVLSDPGAPAAGRESVEARREPPHPVGVIAYGLLVGTVLLTLVARPWGMDWSVLGSATRMNGHGVPAWLLLAWVVLLATVLAYLTGVVSVRLLSPQVAGVVACLEAVVATVLAWVLLGERLSGPQLVGGLVVLAGAYIAQSSAPKAPSGPVASGPVDPGAPGVAGESADRMRTTGGAASA; translated from the coding sequence ATGCAGGCGTCTCAGGGGAGAAGTGCCGGTCTGGGACTCGCCCTGGCCTCGGCGTTCGCGTTCGGCGGCTCGGGGGTGGCGGCGAAGCCGCTCATCGAGGCGGGCCTCGATCCGCTGCACGTGGTGTGGCTCAGAGTGGCGGGCGCAGCGCTCGTGTTGGCCCCCGCCGCCTGGCGGCACCGGAACCTGCTGAGGGAGCGGCCCGCGCTGCTGGCCGGCTTCGGGCTGTTCGCCGTCGCGGGGGTCCAGGCCTGCTACTTCGCCGCCCTCTCCCGCATCCCGGTGGGTGTGGCCCTCCTCGTCGAATACCTCGCGCCCGCCCTCGTGCTGGGCTGGGTCCGGTTCGTGCGGCGCCGGTCGGTCACCCGCGCCGCCGCCCTCGGGGTGCTGCTCGCGGCGGCCGGTCTCGCCTGCGTCGTCGAGGTCTGGTCCGGGCTTCGCTTCGACCCCCTCGGCCTGCTGCTCGCCCTGGGGGCGGCCTGCTGCCAGGTCGGCTACTTCGTCCTGTCGGACCCGGGTGCGCCCGCCGCCGGCCGGGAGAGCGTCGAAGCGCGTCGCGAACCGCCGCACCCCGTAGGGGTCATCGCGTACGGGCTGCTGGTCGGCACGGTGCTGCTCACCCTGGTCGCCCGCCCCTGGGGCATGGACTGGTCGGTGCTCGGCTCCGCCACCCGGATGAACGGCCACGGGGTTCCGGCCTGGCTCCTGCTGGCCTGGGTCGTGCTGCTGGCGACCGTGCTCGCCTACCTGACCGGCGTGGTCTCCGTGCGGCTGCTCTCCCCGCAGGTCGCCGGGGTCGTCGCGTGTCTGGAGGCGGTGGTGGCGACCGTGCTCGCGTGGGTGCTGCTCGGCGAGCGCCTGTCCGGACCCCAGCTGGTCGGCGGGCTCGTCGTCCTGGCCGGCGCCTACATCGCGCAGTCCTCGGCCCCGAAAGCCCCGTCGGGCCCGGTGGCCTCGGGGCCGGTCGACCCGGGCGCGCCGGGCGTGGCGGGGGAGAGCGCCGACCGTATGCGTACCACCGGCGGGGCGGCGTCCGCCTGA
- a CDS encoding pyridoxamine 5'-phosphate oxidase family protein — MAAAQRRGRRIMMTDEERDAYLSAQRTCRVATVGADGQPHVGALWFVWDGTSIWLHSLTRSLRWKHLRHNPRTAVVVDDGEGYGELRGVELRGEAVLVGEVPRAGEPCPELAAVEGLFPMKYFGIDAMPHDGRHAWLRLTPETVVSWDFRKLADPGSV; from the coding sequence ATGGCCGCCGCTCAACGACGAGGCCGCCGGATCATGATGACGGACGAGGAACGCGACGCCTATCTGAGCGCGCAGCGCACCTGCCGGGTGGCCACCGTCGGCGCGGACGGCCAACCGCACGTCGGGGCCCTGTGGTTCGTGTGGGACGGCACGTCGATCTGGCTCCATTCGCTGACCCGCAGCCTGCGTTGGAAGCACCTGCGCCACAATCCTCGGACGGCGGTGGTCGTCGACGACGGTGAGGGGTACGGGGAGTTGCGCGGCGTCGAGCTGCGGGGCGAGGCGGTCCTGGTGGGCGAAGTCCCGCGTGCGGGCGAGCCGTGTCCCGAACTCGCAGCTGTGGAGGGCTTGTTCCCGATGAAGTACTTCGGGATCGACGCCATGCCGCACGACGGCCGGCACGCCTGGCTGCGGCTCACCCCGGAAACCGTCGTCTCCTGGGACTTCCGCAAGCTGGCGGACCCGGGCAGTGTCTGA
- a CDS encoding aminotransferase class I/II-fold pyridoxal phosphate-dependent enzyme — MLGEYMITGGRAVDIAASVEQGVGSGELAPGQLLPPMRELAARLEVNPNTVAAAYRTLRERGVIETDGRRGSRVRPRPATTARGSLRVEAPPGVRDVGKGNPDPALLPRLADAFAEAVRMYGENPGMYGELPVLPEFGALARAAFAADGVPEGQIVVTSGSLDAIERVLAAHLRTGDAVGLEDPGWGSLLDLVPAIGLRTVPIGVDEDGPLPAAVERALRAGIRALVVTARAQNPTGAAIGEQRARELRALLAAHPDVLLLEDDHGHAFVDVPLHPLAGTTHHWAVVRSVAKAYGPDLRVAALTGDPITTDRVAGRQRLGPGWVSRLLQRAVVHLWSTGAVDTPSVARSYGERRSALVTALAERGIVAYGRSGMNVWVPVSDETGAVTRLLHAGWAVAPGARFRTDAPQGVRITVSPLTPAEIGPLADAVAAAAGPARPISYG, encoded by the coding sequence GTGCTAGGAGAGTACATGATCACAGGCGGGCGTGCGGTGGACATTGCCGCGAGCGTGGAACAGGGGGTGGGTTCGGGCGAGCTCGCGCCCGGACAACTTCTGCCTCCCATGAGGGAGTTGGCGGCGCGACTGGAGGTCAATCCCAATACGGTCGCCGCCGCCTACCGCACCCTTCGCGAACGCGGGGTCATCGAGACGGACGGCCGCCGGGGCAGTCGGGTGCGCCCGCGCCCCGCCACCACCGCGCGCGGTTCGCTGCGCGTCGAGGCGCCCCCTGGGGTGCGGGACGTGGGCAAGGGGAACCCGGACCCCGCGCTGCTGCCCCGACTGGCCGACGCCTTCGCGGAGGCGGTCCGTATGTACGGTGAAAACCCCGGCATGTACGGCGAGTTGCCGGTACTGCCCGAGTTCGGAGCCCTCGCGCGAGCGGCCTTCGCCGCCGACGGCGTCCCCGAGGGGCAGATCGTCGTCACCTCCGGCTCGCTGGACGCGATCGAGCGGGTACTGGCGGCCCACCTCAGGACCGGGGACGCGGTCGGCCTCGAAGATCCTGGCTGGGGAAGCCTGTTGGACCTGGTTCCCGCGATCGGACTGCGCACCGTACCGATCGGGGTCGACGAGGACGGCCCCCTGCCCGCCGCCGTGGAACGGGCTCTGCGCGCGGGCATCCGCGCCCTCGTCGTCACCGCCCGCGCACAGAACCCCACCGGCGCCGCGATCGGCGAGCAGCGGGCGCGGGAACTGCGCGCCCTGCTCGCCGCCCACCCCGACGTCCTGCTCCTGGAGGACGACCACGGACACGCCTTCGTCGACGTGCCGCTGCACCCCCTGGCCGGAACGACCCACCACTGGGCGGTCGTCCGGTCGGTGGCCAAGGCGTACGGGCCGGACCTGCGGGTCGCGGCGCTCACCGGAGACCCGATCACCACGGACCGGGTGGCGGGGCGGCAGCGGCTGGGACCCGGGTGGGTGAGCAGACTGCTCCAGCGCGCCGTGGTCCATCTCTGGAGCACGGGCGCCGTCGACACGCCCTCAGTCGCCCGGTCGTACGGGGAACGTCGCTCGGCGCTCGTCACGGCGCTCGCCGAACGGGGCATCGTCGCGTACGGCCGCAGCGGGATGAACGTCTGGGTGCCGGTCAGCGACGAGACCGGCGCCGTGACCCGGCTGCTGCACGCCGGGTGGGCGGTGGCGCCCGGGGCGAGGTTCCGGACGGACGCCCCCCAGGGGGTGCGCATCACCGTGTCGCCGCTGACCCCGGCCGAAATCGGCCCGCTCGCCGACGCGGTCGCTGCGGCGGCCGGCCCGGCCCGGCCGATCAGCTACGGCTGA
- a CDS encoding gamma-glutamyltransferase family protein, producing MFTTRPTLQGTFGMASSTHWLASQSAMAVLEGGGNAFDGAVAAGFVLHVVEPHLNGPAGEVPIILAPKDGDVRVLCGQGPAPAGASAAHYRSLGLELVPGTGPLAAAVPGAFDAWMLLLRDHGTRPLAEVLGYAIGYAEDGHAPVERVGQTVETVRELFENEWKTSAEVYLPGGTSPQPGKLFRNPALAATWRRLIAEAEKAGGEDRVAQIEAARTIWREGFIAEAMVRQAATPTMDTTGTRHTGTLTAADVAGWSASYEAPATYEWNGWTLAKAAGWSQGPAFLQQLALLPEELPAYGSAEYVHLLIEGCKLAMADREAWYGDAAEVPLDTLLSPEYNAERRALITDRASRELRPGSPDGRTPVLSAHAHAVAAGEPGFDAMGLAAAGVGEPTVAKDGTTRGDTCHVDVVDRWGNMVSATPSGGWLQSNPVIPELGFPLGTRLQMAWLDEGLPNTLTPGCRPRTTLTPSLALRDGVPVLAFGTPGGDQQDQWQVHFFLAAVLRDRVRGGLDLQGAVDAHNWHNDSFPGSFYPRGMRPGSVTVEEGMDPEVVEELRRRGHEVTVGDAWSEGRLCAVARDPETGVLSAAANPRGMQGYAVGR from the coding sequence ATGTTCACCACCCGCCCGACCCTCCAGGGCACCTTCGGCATGGCGTCCTCCACCCACTGGCTCGCCTCGCAGTCCGCGATGGCGGTCCTGGAGGGCGGCGGCAACGCCTTCGACGGCGCCGTCGCCGCGGGCTTCGTCCTGCACGTGGTCGAGCCGCACCTCAACGGTCCGGCCGGCGAGGTGCCGATCATCCTGGCGCCGAAGGACGGCGACGTGCGGGTGCTGTGCGGCCAGGGGCCCGCCCCCGCCGGAGCGAGCGCCGCCCACTACCGCTCCCTCGGCCTGGAGCTGGTGCCCGGCACCGGGCCGCTGGCCGCCGCCGTCCCCGGTGCGTTCGACGCCTGGATGCTGCTGCTGCGCGACCACGGCACCCGGCCCCTCGCCGAGGTGCTGGGTTACGCGATCGGGTACGCCGAGGACGGCCACGCGCCCGTCGAGCGCGTCGGCCAGACCGTCGAGACGGTCCGTGAGCTCTTCGAGAACGAGTGGAAGACCTCCGCCGAGGTCTACCTCCCCGGCGGTACGTCCCCGCAGCCGGGCAAGTTGTTCCGCAACCCCGCGCTCGCCGCCACCTGGCGCCGGCTGATCGCCGAGGCCGAGAAGGCGGGCGGCGAGGACCGGGTGGCGCAGATCGAGGCCGCGCGGACGATCTGGCGCGAGGGCTTCATCGCCGAGGCGATGGTCCGGCAGGCCGCCACCCCCACCATGGACACCACCGGGACCCGGCACACGGGCACGCTGACCGCCGCCGACGTGGCCGGCTGGTCCGCGTCGTACGAGGCCCCCGCCACGTACGAGTGGAACGGCTGGACCCTCGCCAAGGCGGCCGGCTGGAGCCAGGGCCCCGCATTCCTCCAGCAGCTCGCCCTGCTCCCCGAGGAGTTGCCCGCGTACGGCTCCGCCGAGTACGTCCACCTGCTCATCGAGGGCTGCAAGCTCGCCATGGCCGACCGGGAGGCCTGGTACGGGGACGCCGCCGAGGTGCCGCTGGACACCCTGCTCTCCCCCGAATACAACGCCGAACGCCGTGCCCTGATCACCGACCGGGCGTCGCGGGAGCTGCGTCCGGGCAGTCCCGACGGGCGCACCCCGGTCCTCAGCGCGCACGCCCACGCGGTCGCCGCCGGAGAGCCGGGCTTCGACGCCATGGGCCTCGCCGCCGCCGGCGTAGGGGAGCCGACCGTCGCCAAGGACGGCACCACCCGGGGCGACACCTGCCACGTCGACGTCGTCGACCGGTGGGGCAACATGGTCTCGGCGACGCCGAGCGGTGGCTGGCTCCAGTCCAACCCCGTCATACCGGAGCTGGGCTTCCCGCTCGGCACCCGGCTGCAGATGGCGTGGCTGGACGAGGGCCTGCCGAACACCCTCACCCCCGGCTGCCGCCCCCGCACCACCCTCACCCCGTCCCTCGCCCTGCGTGACGGCGTCCCCGTGCTGGCCTTCGGCACCCCCGGCGGTGACCAGCAGGACCAGTGGCAGGTCCACTTCTTCCTGGCGGCCGTGCTGCGCGACCGGGTACGCGGCGGGCTCGACCTGCAGGGCGCGGTCGACGCCCACAACTGGCACAACGACAGCTTCCCGGGCTCGTTCTATCCGCGCGGGATGCGCCCCGGCAGCGTCACCGTCGAGGAGGGCATGGACCCGGAGGTCGTGGAGGAGCTGCGCCGCCGCGGCCACGAGGTCACGGTCGGGGACGCCTGGTCGGAAGGCCGGCTCTGCGCGGTCGCCCGCGACCCCGAGACGGGCGTGCTGTCCGCCGCCGCCAACCCGCGCGGCATGCAGGGGTACGCGGTCGGCCGCTGA
- a CDS encoding Clp protease N-terminal domain-containing protein — MTPLNISLADLIARLDQELPDVDPLARISEAHLRAQTLSDLGEQLIDHYVGKAKQSGASWTEIGAAIGVTKQAAQQRHTPNPFERYTNLNRHSIVLAQEAARTHKHEFIGTEHILLGLLGEPRGLAHEVLTAKAGSEQRVRDAIDAVIQPVGQKTQRGHIAFRPESKEAIEQAIRASAELGNDWVGTEHTLLGLIRVEGSPAARILHDLGFTPDELNETVKTEIAGRSAAREE, encoded by the coding sequence ATGACGCCACTCAACATCAGCCTCGCCGACCTGATCGCCCGCCTCGACCAGGAACTCCCCGACGTCGACCCCCTGGCCCGTATCAGTGAGGCGCACCTCCGCGCGCAGACTCTGTCCGACCTCGGTGAGCAGCTCATCGACCACTATGTCGGCAAGGCCAAGCAGAGCGGTGCGTCGTGGACCGAGATCGGTGCCGCCATCGGGGTGACCAAGCAGGCCGCCCAACAGCGCCACACCCCCAACCCGTTCGAGCGGTACACCAATCTCAACCGGCACAGCATCGTGCTGGCGCAGGAGGCCGCCCGTACGCACAAGCACGAGTTCATCGGTACCGAACACATCCTGCTCGGGCTGCTCGGTGAGCCGCGGGGCCTGGCCCACGAGGTGCTGACGGCGAAAGCCGGGTCGGAGCAGCGCGTCCGCGACGCGATCGACGCGGTGATCCAGCCGGTCGGGCAGAAGACGCAGCGCGGGCACATCGCCTTCCGGCCGGAGAGCAAGGAGGCCATCGAGCAGGCGATCCGCGCGTCGGCCGAACTCGGCAACGACTGGGTCGGTACGGAACACACGCTGCTGGGCCTGATCCGCGTCGAGGGAAGCCCGGCCGCACGGATCCTGCACGATCTCGGCTTCACCCCGGACGAGCTGAACGAGACGGTGAAGACCGAGATCGCCGGGCGGTCCGCCGCGCGCGAGGAGTAG
- a CDS encoding Rieske (2Fe-2S) protein: MVVAVGAAGAVAALSACGASDESKGSSGSGAKSGTVLGSTGDVPEGGGKVFAEQGVVVTQPTAGQFKAFSATCTHQGCAVSGVTDGAITCPCHQSTFDPATGEPTGGPATVALPSKRITVADGSITLA; encoded by the coding sequence GTGGTGGTCGCGGTGGGCGCGGCCGGGGCGGTGGCGGCGCTCAGCGCCTGCGGGGCGTCCGACGAGTCCAAAGGCTCCAGCGGATCCGGCGCGAAGAGCGGCACGGTCCTCGGCAGCACCGGTGACGTCCCGGAGGGCGGCGGCAAGGTGTTCGCGGAGCAGGGTGTCGTGGTGACCCAGCCGACCGCCGGGCAGTTCAAGGCCTTCTCCGCGACCTGCACCCACCAGGGCTGCGCGGTGAGCGGGGTGACCGACGGCGCGATCACCTGCCCGTGCCACCAGTCCACCTTCGATCCGGCGACGGGCGAGCCGACGGGTGGCCCGGCGACCGTCGCCCTGCCCTCGAAGCGGATCACGGTCGCGGACGGATCGATCACGCTGGCCTGA
- a CDS encoding pyridoxamine 5'-phosphate oxidase family protein — protein MSETVAPVDPRAAGATRTEDQAPYAATGRTIPTRSKERASYDPEVVHPILDGSYLCHLGFVRDGAPVVLPTLYARVGRRLYVHGSTGSRPLRMANAADPGLPVCLTVTQVDGLVLARSAFHHSINYRSVVAHGVAYTVTDPEERRMALDAIVDQVVAGRSQDSRPADAKELAATAVIRLDLEEVSAKLRTGGPNDAPEDLALPYWAGVVPVARTYGEPIPSADLDPSIPLPEYLAAR, from the coding sequence ATGTCGGAGACCGTCGCGCCCGTCGACCCCCGGGCCGCCGGGGCCACCCGGACCGAGGACCAGGCCCCCTACGCGGCGACCGGGCGCACCATCCCCACCCGGTCCAAGGAGCGCGCCTCCTACGACCCGGAGGTCGTGCACCCGATACTCGACGGCTCGTACCTCTGCCACCTCGGCTTCGTCCGCGACGGCGCCCCGGTGGTGCTGCCGACGCTGTACGCCCGGGTCGGCCGGCGCCTGTACGTCCACGGCTCGACCGGTTCGCGGCCGCTGCGGATGGCGAACGCCGCGGACCCCGGTCTGCCGGTCTGCCTGACCGTCACCCAGGTCGACGGGCTGGTCCTCGCGCGCTCCGCCTTCCACCACTCGATCAACTACCGCTCGGTGGTCGCGCACGGCGTCGCGTACACCGTGACGGACCCCGAGGAGCGGCGGATGGCGCTCGACGCGATCGTGGACCAGGTCGTCGCGGGCCGGTCCCAGGACTCGCGGCCGGCCGACGCCAAGGAGCTCGCCGCCACCGCGGTGATCCGGCTGGACCTGGAGGAGGTCTCCGCGAAGCTCCGTACCGGCGGGCCCAACGACGCCCCCGAGGACCTCGCGCTGCCGTACTGGGCGGGCGTGGTGCCGGTCGCCCGGACGTACGGCGAACCGATCCCGTCCGCCGACCTCGACCCGTCGATCCCCCTCCCCGAGTACCTCGCGGCGCGCTGA
- the eno gene encoding phosphopyruvate hydratase, translating into MTAITSVTGRRVLDSRGNPTVEVDIELADGSLGRAAVPSGASTGAREAVELRDGDPARWHGKGVDRAVHHVNTELAAAVVGRDAEDQAGLDAALVTTDGTASKARLGANAVLGISLANAKAAAAAHRLPLYRYLGGSDARLLPVPMMNIVNGGAHADNPLDFQEFMIVPIGAATFAEAVRMGSEIFHTLRRDLLAAGHSTGVGDEGGFAPSLRTAEEALDFVVAAIERTGYRPGTDIGLAMDPASSEFFRDGVYDYTGEGVRRTPAENADYLAKLIDTYPVVSIEDPMAEDDLEGWRDLTARVGSRCQLTGDDVFCTNETLLREGIASEVANSILVKVNQIGTLTETLATVGTAHRAGYTVVMSHRSGETEDTTIADLAVATGCGQIKTGSLSRSDRTAKYNQLIRIEEELGGSARYAGAAALRR; encoded by the coding sequence ATGACCGCCATCACCTCCGTCACCGGCCGCCGCGTGCTCGACAGCAGGGGCAACCCCACCGTCGAAGTGGACATCGAGCTGGCAGACGGTTCCCTGGGCCGGGCGGCGGTACCCTCCGGCGCCTCCACCGGCGCCCGCGAGGCCGTCGAACTCCGCGACGGAGACCCGGCACGCTGGCACGGCAAGGGCGTCGACCGCGCGGTGCACCACGTCAACACGGAGCTCGCCGCAGCCGTCGTCGGCCGCGACGCGGAGGACCAGGCGGGCCTCGACGCCGCACTGGTCACCACGGACGGCACCGCCTCCAAGGCCCGGCTCGGCGCGAACGCCGTCCTCGGGATCTCCCTGGCCAACGCCAAGGCAGCGGCGGCGGCCCACCGCCTGCCTCTGTACCGGTATCTCGGCGGGTCCGACGCCCGGCTGCTGCCCGTACCGATGATGAACATCGTCAACGGGGGCGCGCACGCGGACAATCCGCTGGATTTCCAGGAGTTCATGATCGTCCCGATCGGTGCCGCGACGTTCGCCGAGGCCGTACGGATGGGCTCCGAGATCTTCCACACCCTGCGCCGCGACCTGCTCGCCGCCGGGCATTCCACGGGCGTGGGCGACGAGGGCGGCTTCGCGCCCTCGCTGCGTACCGCCGAGGAGGCACTGGACTTCGTCGTGGCCGCGATCGAGCGCACGGGATACCGCCCGGGTACGGACATCGGCCTGGCCATGGACCCCGCGTCGTCCGAGTTCTTCCGCGACGGCGTGTACGACTACACCGGGGAGGGCGTACGGCGTACCCCGGCCGAAAACGCCGATTATCTGGCCAAGTTGATCGACACCTATCCCGTCGTGTCGATCGAGGACCCGATGGCCGAGGACGACCTGGAGGGCTGGCGGGACCTCACGGCGCGGGTCGGATCGCGCTGCCAGCTCACCGGGGACGACGTGTTCTGCACCAACGAGACCCTGCTGCGCGAGGGCATCGCTTCCGAGGTCGCCAACTCGATCCTGGTGAAGGTCAATCAGATCGGCACTCTGACCGAGACGCTGGCCACCGTCGGCACCGCGCACCGCGCCGGCTACACCGTCGTCATGTCACACCGCTCGGGTGAGACGGAGGACACCACGATCGCCGACCTGGCGGTGGCCACGGGCTGTGGCCAGATCAAGACCGGTTCGCTCTCCCGCTCCGACCGCACCGCCAAGTACAACCAGCTCATCCGTATCGAGGAGGAGTTGGGCGGATCCGCACGGTACGCGGGGGCGGCGGCGCTCCGTCGCTGA
- a CDS encoding MarR family winged helix-turn-helix transcriptional regulator, which produces MPLPESAAVAAELRTAMGKLTRRVKLEDQMPLGQVAVLGELDRNGAMTTSDLATGQRVRPQSMARAVGLLMEQGLITRRAHPTDGRKSLVDLSGAGRALLEEERERRADWLARAIEAELTDEERELLARGIGLVERLAAH; this is translated from the coding sequence ATGCCCCTCCCGGAATCCGCCGCCGTCGCCGCCGAACTGCGCACAGCGATGGGGAAGCTCACCAGGCGCGTGAAGCTCGAAGACCAGATGCCGCTCGGCCAGGTGGCCGTGCTCGGCGAGCTGGACCGCAACGGCGCCATGACGACCAGTGATCTCGCGACGGGTCAGCGGGTGCGTCCGCAGTCCATGGCGCGGGCCGTCGGACTGCTCATGGAGCAAGGGCTGATCACTCGCCGCGCGCATCCGACCGACGGCCGCAAGAGCCTGGTCGACCTCTCGGGCGCGGGACGTGCCCTTTTGGAAGAGGAGCGGGAGCGCAGGGCCGACTGGCTCGCGCGGGCCATCGAGGCCGAACTCACCGACGAAGAGCGGGAGTTGCTGGCGCGAGGCATCGGTCTGGTGGAACGGCTCGCGGCCCACTGA